In bacterium, one DNA window encodes the following:
- a CDS encoding FlgD immunoglobulin-like domain containing protein, translated as MKYFVLALLVCALVCAAPTVRAGERDPSADRLLAAAEPCPPETMFTSAQSGPPRPWCGAQELWDRKVRLMGLSKPVAACPQQGACDDPAVRDATPVTPLTVRVIVHVLRNDDGTDGVSQAVVDATIAQLNADFAANGTGLSFSLTATRFHNNSALACIAACTAGDCGAALADIDAMRNLYAESPTSQCNIYISCQDSGPATLYGLGNFPWDPDALTDLGGLWINSVVAGADQHIITHEMGHTLGLWHTHHGITEVATCGPCYEFASGFEGDRRGDFCGDTPPTPVNYTCFAPGVCDCEYAQFGATQPENYMGYGPASCVHLFTAQQSRRLQCWTKAVLGSWYGAALPELHVHDQRVIRIAGGGNRWRASDTILITDANHAPVAGAAVTATYSGPSSGTLSGQTGANGRVVLTTPLKKNPSGQWCFEVTSVSRSGYAYNFGDNEVTRECESGPVFALSNDAANGSALAAKDAGTQMRAYPNPFNANTTIAVTLADDGPLVLTVCDILGRTVRRLADGHYPRGTYSFAFDGRDEHGNPLASGVYLYRLTTPGNTQTRKMVLVK; from the coding sequence ATGAAGTATTTCGTCCTGGCACTACTTGTGTGTGCGTTGGTGTGCGCCGCACCGACCGTCCGGGCGGGCGAGCGCGATCCCTCCGCGGACCGACTGTTGGCGGCGGCCGAGCCCTGCCCACCGGAAACGATGTTCACCAGCGCCCAATCCGGGCCCCCGCGCCCCTGGTGCGGCGCCCAGGAATTGTGGGATCGCAAAGTCCGGCTCATGGGTTTGTCGAAGCCCGTGGCCGCCTGCCCTCAACAGGGCGCTTGCGACGATCCCGCCGTGCGCGACGCGACTCCAGTGACACCCCTCACGGTCCGCGTGATTGTCCACGTGCTGCGGAATGATGACGGCACCGACGGCGTATCGCAGGCCGTGGTCGACGCGACCATTGCCCAACTGAACGCCGACTTTGCGGCCAACGGAACCGGTCTGTCGTTTAGTCTGACCGCAACGCGATTCCACAACAACAGCGCGCTGGCCTGCATCGCCGCCTGCACGGCCGGCGATTGCGGCGCCGCGCTGGCAGATATTGACGCCATGCGCAACCTGTACGCCGAGTCCCCGACCAGCCAGTGTAACATCTACATCTCCTGCCAGGACTCGGGACCGGCCACACTCTACGGACTGGGAAACTTTCCATGGGACCCGGATGCCCTCACCGACCTCGGCGGCCTGTGGATCAATTCCGTCGTGGCCGGAGCCGATCAACACATCATTACCCACGAAATGGGTCACACGCTGGGCCTATGGCACACGCACCACGGCATCACGGAGGTGGCCACATGCGGACCCTGCTATGAGTTTGCCAGCGGATTTGAGGGGGATCGTCGCGGCGACTTCTGCGGCGACACGCCGCCGACGCCCGTCAACTACACGTGTTTTGCCCCCGGCGTTTGCGATTGCGAATACGCACAATTCGGAGCGACTCAGCCGGAGAATTACATGGGCTACGGCCCCGCCTCGTGTGTTCACTTGTTCACTGCGCAACAGTCCCGTCGCCTTCAATGCTGGACCAAAGCGGTTCTGGGCAGCTGGTACGGGGCGGCGCTGCCGGAGCTGCATGTTCATGACCAGCGCGTCATCCGCATCGCCGGCGGCGGCAATCGGTGGCGCGCCAGCGACACCATCCTGATCACCGACGCCAACCATGCCCCGGTCGCGGGCGCAGCGGTCACCGCCACTTATTCGGGTCCCAGTTCCGGCACGCTGAGCGGCCAGACCGGCGCCAACGGCCGTGTCGTGCTCACAACGCCACTCAAGAAAAATCCATCCGGCCAGTGGTGTTTTGAAGTCACCTCGGTGTCGCGTTCCGGTTACGCCTACAATTTCGGGGACAACGAAGTAACGCGTGAGTGCGAGTCCGGACCTGTCTTCGCGCTCTCAAACGATGCGGCCAACGGAAGCGCTCTCGCCGCCAAAGACGCAGGCACACAGATGAGGGCCTACCCCAATCCCTTCAACGCTAACACCACGATCGCCGTGACCCTGGCTGACGACGGTCCGCTGGTGCTGACGGTATGTGATATTCTGGGACGAACGGTTCGCCGGCTCGCGGATGGCCACTACCCACGAGGTACGTATTCGTTTGCTTTCGACGGCCGCGACGAACACGGCAACCCCCTGGCCTCGGGCGTCTACCTGTATCGACTGACCACGCCAGGCAACACCCAGACACGGAAGATGGTGCTGGTCAAATAG
- the lepA gene encoding translation elongation factor 4 translates to MDQSRIRNFSIIAHIDHGKSTLADRLLEATHTIDERKMREQVLDNMDLERERGITIKSHAIRMNYRAQSGQDYVLNLIDTPGHVDFNYEVSRALAACDGAILVVDAAQGIQAQTVANAYLAIEAGLTIVPVLNKIDLPAADPDRHAVEVAKLLSCEPEEVIRVSAKTGLNTDQLLEAVIARIPPPAGDPNAPLRALVFDAAHDLYHGAVVYVRVVDGSLKAGDQIRFFSHPDVHQVEETGILQMRPIPRETLAAGEVGYILAHVKDIHEARVGDTVTNAANPAAAPLPGFRAIKPMVFSGLYPADSDKYSDLRVALDKLRLNDASLSFQPERSLALGFGFRCGFLGLLHLEIVKERLAREFNQPIVATVPNVEYQIRMTNGEVRTIDNPADIPPRGQYEAIAEPYVRAHIICPSDAVGTVMTLATSKRGDYINTEYIGDRARLIFDFPLAEIIFEFYDRLKSVTRGYGSLDYDFLEYRENALDKLEIRLAGETVDALSSVVHRDNAYRIGRKLCETLKELIPRQQFEVIIQAAIGGGKPIARESVKPLRKDVIAKLYGGDVTRKRKLLEKQKEGKKRMKRVGKVDVPPEAFLAVLKISD, encoded by the coding sequence ATGGACCAGAGCCGCATCCGCAACTTCTCGATCATCGCCCATATCGATCATGGGAAATCCACGCTGGCCGACCGGCTGCTGGAGGCTACCCACACCATCGATGAGCGCAAGATGCGCGAACAGGTCCTCGACAACATGGACCTGGAGCGCGAACGCGGCATCACCATCAAGTCCCACGCCATCCGCATGAACTACCGCGCCCAATCCGGTCAGGACTATGTTCTGAACCTGATCGACACACCCGGGCATGTCGACTTCAACTACGAAGTCTCGCGGGCGCTGGCCGCCTGTGACGGCGCCATTCTGGTCGTCGATGCTGCCCAGGGTATCCAGGCGCAGACCGTGGCCAATGCCTACCTCGCCATCGAGGCCGGGTTGACCATCGTCCCGGTCCTCAACAAGATCGATCTGCCCGCGGCCGATCCCGACCGCCACGCGGTCGAAGTCGCCAAACTGCTCTCCTGCGAGCCCGAGGAGGTCATCCGCGTCTCGGCCAAGACCGGACTGAACACCGACCAGTTGCTGGAGGCGGTCATCGCGCGCATCCCGCCGCCGGCCGGCGACCCCAATGCCCCCCTGCGCGCGCTGGTCTTCGATGCCGCCCACGATCTGTACCACGGCGCGGTTGTCTATGTCCGCGTGGTCGACGGATCGCTGAAAGCCGGCGATCAGATCCGCTTCTTTTCGCACCCCGATGTCCATCAGGTCGAGGAGACCGGGATCCTGCAGATGCGTCCGATCCCGCGCGAGACGCTTGCGGCCGGCGAGGTCGGCTACATCCTGGCCCACGTCAAGGACATCCACGAGGCCCGTGTCGGCGACACCGTCACCAACGCCGCCAACCCGGCCGCCGCGCCCCTGCCCGGTTTCCGCGCCATCAAACCGATGGTCTTCTCCGGCCTGTATCCGGCCGATTCGGACAAGTACTCCGATCTGCGCGTCGCCCTCGACAAACTGCGCCTCAACGACGCGTCGCTTTCTTTCCAGCCGGAGCGGTCGCTGGCGCTGGGGTTCGGGTTCCGTTGCGGTTTTCTGGGACTGTTGCATCTGGAGATCGTCAAGGAACGGCTGGCGCGCGAATTCAATCAGCCGATCGTGGCCACCGTGCCCAACGTCGAATACCAGATCCGCATGACCAACGGCGAGGTTCGCACCATCGACAACCCGGCCGACATCCCGCCGCGCGGCCAGTACGAGGCGATCGCCGAACCCTATGTGCGCGCCCACATCATCTGCCCGTCCGACGCGGTCGGCACGGTGATGACCCTGGCCACCTCCAAACGCGGCGACTACATCAACACCGAGTACATCGGCGACCGCGCCCGGTTGATCTTCGACTTCCCGCTGGCCGAGATCATCTTCGAGTTCTATGACCGGCTCAAGTCGGTCACCCGCGGCTACGGCTCGCTCGACTACGACTTCCTCGAGTACCGGGAAAACGCCCTCGACAAACTCGAAATCCGGCTGGCCGGCGAGACCGTCGACGCCCTCTCCTCGGTGGTCCATCGCGACAACGCCTACCGCATCGGCCGCAAACTCTGCGAGACGCTCAAGGAATTGATCCCCCGGCAGCAGTTCGAGGTCATCATCCAGGCCGCGATCGGCGGCGGCAAGCCGATCGCCCGCGAATCGGTCAAGCCCCTGCGCAAAGACGTCATCGCCAAACTCTACGGCGGCGATGTCACCCGAAAGCGCAAGCTGCTCGAAAAGCAAAAAGAGGGGAAGAAACGGATGAAGCGGGTCGGCAAGGTCGATGTCCCGCCCGAGGCCTTCCTCGCCGTGCTCAAAATCAGCGATTAG